From a single Capsicum annuum cultivar UCD-10X-F1 chromosome 12, UCD10Xv1.1, whole genome shotgun sequence genomic region:
- the LOC107849107 gene encoding chromatin-remodeling ATPase INO80-like, protein MKSITSLPHSPSYSEENGDDDNNDEKEDSEDMSEGASNSEEENNENGDDDENEPDDKKRGGKVGEAIIQRDFEAGGHGDDTVGFTNLDDTPNENGQCKPQTSDTTESVQSKRDRQTKVREIVIGDGSSRPAYIIYLSINTTLIPELTLNAPVTTGGTAELNTPITTGATDDENGVCTEAPRADTT, encoded by the exons ATGAAATCTATCACCTCACTACCCCATTCACCATCCTACTCTGAGGAGAATGGTGATGATGACAATAATGATGAAAAAGAGGATAGTGAGGATATGAGTGAGGGTGCATCCAACTCTGAGGAAGAGAACAATGAGAATGGAGATGACGATGAGAATGAGCCTGATGATAAAAAAAGG GGCGGCAAAGTTGGGGAAGCTATAATCCAAAGAGATTTTGAGGCTGGTGGCCATGGAGATGATACCGTAGGATTCACCAACCTAGATGATACCCCTAATGAGAACGGCCAGTGCAAGCCTCAGACCTCTGATACAACAG AGAGTGTACAGAGTAAGCGAGACCGCCAGACAAAGGTCCGAGAGATAGTGATAGGGGATGGTAGTTCCCGACCTGCATACATTATTTATTTGAGCATCAATACCACCCTGATACCTGAGCTAACACTGAATGCACCAGTCACAACTGGTGGTACTGCCGAATTAAACACCCCGATCACCACTGGGGCCACTGATGATGAGAATGGGGTCTGTACTGAGGCCCCACGTGCTGATACTACTTGA